A window of Exiguobacterium sp. BMC-KP genomic DNA:
TCGAATCCATCTCACGTAAAGGGTACTTCGTGCTCGCCTATGAAGAACTTGCCTACGTCAAAACCTCACCCGTCATCCAACCGCGCGTGATTACGGAAAGACCAGTCATCACATATGATTTTCATCCAAGTAAGATTGAAGGGATCTCTTTCCCGTTCGCGCGTTGGCGAAAGTATGCAAAAGACATCATCGATACCGATCACCACCCCCTTGTCTCACTCGGTCATCCGCAAGGCGATCTAGCGCTACGCGAAGAGATTGCAACCTATCTCTATCATTCACGTGGTGTCGTCTGTTCTCCAGAACAGATCGTTGTTGGTTCTGGGGTTGAGCAACTCTTACCGCTTGTCCTCTTCTTATTAGGGCGAAATGTCACGTACGGCATCGAGGATCCCGGTTATCATACGACACGTCTCTTACTCGAAAATCATGAGCGGATGATTGAGCCGATTCGTGTTGATGCAAATGGCTTACGGATCGATCAATTACAGGAATCAAACGTTGATGTCATGTACGTCACACCGGCGCATCAATTTCCATCCGGCAGTATCTTGTCCGTCAACCGAAGACACCAGTTATTGAACTGGGCGGCGATGGATCCGACCCGATTTATCATTGAAGACGATTACGATAGCGAATTCCGCTACAGTGGTAAATCGATTCCGTCTCTGCATAACATGGACAGTAACCGTGTCATTTACATGAGTACATTCTCAAAATCCCTCATGCCTTCGCTACGGATTGGTTATATGGTCTTACCAGAAGTCTTACGTGCACGGTATCAAACAGAATTATCACATTATACATGTAGTGTCTCGCGCTTTGATCAAACGATTTTAACGCGTTTCATGAAAGAAGGTGATTTTGAACGACATCTCAATCGGATGCGTAAAGTCTATCGAAGAAAACTGGATGTCCTCATTCAATCCCTTCGTCGGATTCCCGCCTTACGACTGACCGGGGAAAGTGCCGGACTCCACGTCGTCGTATCCGTCGCGAACGGAATGACAGAGCAAGAGCTCGTACAGCGAGCACAACAACAAGGGATTCAAGTTTACG
This region includes:
- the pdxR gene encoding MocR-like pyridoxine biosynthesis transcription factor PdxR, translating into MDMLSFQLTRDQEKPLYEQLYQQIRNEIIAGRLAYGTKLPSKRKLGQFLNLSQTTIELAYQQLVAEGYVESISRKGYFVLAYEELAYVKTSPVIQPRVITERPVITYDFHPSKIEGISFPFARWRKYAKDIIDTDHHPLVSLGHPQGDLALREEIATYLYHSRGVVCSPEQIVVGSGVEQLLPLVLFLLGRNVTYGIEDPGYHTTRLLLENHERMIEPIRVDANGLRIDQLQESNVDVMYVTPAHQFPSGSILSVNRRHQLLNWAAMDPTRFIIEDDYDSEFRYSGKSIPSLHNMDSNRVIYMSTFSKSLMPSLRIGYMVLPEVLRARYQTELSHYTCSVSRFDQTILTRFMKEGDFERHLNRMRKVYRRKLDVLIQSLRRIPALRLTGESAGLHVVVSVANGMTEQELVQRAQQQGIQVYGLSQYAQLPLLSNTPQIVLGFASLSEQELTAGLRLLMDAWDLRISS